GCACGCGGCTCGCCAAACTCGATCGCGGCGAGTTCGACGCCCTTCTCATGGCGGCGGCAGGATTGCAGCGCCTGGGACTGGCGGAACGCATTGCGCAGATCCTGCCGGTGGACTCCTTTCTGCCGGCGCCCGGGCAGGGCGCGCTGGCGATCGAGATCCGGGCGGGCGATGTCGCGGTCCGGGAACAACTGGCCTTTCTCGAGCACCCCGCAACGCGTGCGATCGTCACCGCCGAGCGCGCGGTGTCGCGCGGGCTGGGCGGATCCTGCCAGTTCCCGCTCGCGGCCTACGCGGAGGTTGCGGACGCAGGGCTGCGCCTGCGTGCCTGGGCAGGCAACGCGGCCACGGGAGAACGGCTCGAAGCAGATGCCGCGGGACCGCTGGAAGAGGCGGAGGCCATCGGCTTGCGCGTGGTGGGCGATCTCAAGGCGCGCGGAGTGGAGCGGCTGCTCGCCGGTGGATAGGGCGCCCCTCGTTCTGGTCACCCGCCCGGAGCGCCCCGGGCGCTTGCTGGCGGCACGGTTGCGCGACGCGGGTTCCGGCAGTGGGGTCTCGGCGCTGTGGTGGCCGGCCTTCGATCTCGTTCCCCTGCCCGAAGATCCGGCGCTGCAGGCCGCGCTCGCCCGGCTCGCCGGCTTCAATCTGGCGGTGTTCGTAAGCCCGGCGGCGGCGCGTGCCTGTGCACGGGCGCTGCGCGCACCGTGGCCGGCGTCGACGGCGATCGCGGCGGTCGGCGCCGGTACCCGGCAGGCCGTCCTGGCCTGCATTCCGGAGGCGGGTCGCGCGCGCATCGTGGCGCCGTCGGACGATGCCGCGGCCGGCGGCGGCTCGGAGGCATTGTTGTCCGCTTTGCGGCAGGCCGACCTGGCACCGGCGCGGGTGTTGGTCGTCCGCGCCCAGCGCGGACGCGAACTGCTCGCCGATGCGCTGGCGCAGGCGGGTGCCCTGGTGGAGCAGGTTGCCGCCTATCGGCGTACCGTGCATCGCCCGGATTCGTGCGCGTGGGCGGCGCTGCGGGCGATCCGCGACCTCGGACGCCCGATCGTGCCCTTCTTGAGCAGCAGCGAAGGGGTGGACGCACTCCGGGAGCAGCTGGCGGCGGGAATGCCGCCCCTGCCGTGGAACGAGATCCGCGCGGCGTTGTGCCTGCACCCGCGCATCGCGGGCGCACTGGCCGCCCGCGGCGTCGCGGATGCGATCGTGTGCGACGCGGATGCCGCATCGATCCTCGACGGACTGCGGCGCGCACCGGAAACCAGATCGGGTACATTGGCCTCATGAGCACTTCGCCACAACAGACTCCTCCGGAAACGCCTGCGGCAGCCGACCCGGACGGCCGCGGGACGCGCGCGGACGCGCCCTCGACGGCCCGGCCGTCGGGCGGTGCCGGCGGCATGCGCGACACGGCGGCGGCCGCACTGGCCGGTTTCGCCCTCGGCGCCATGCTTCTGGGCGTTGCGCTGGCCTGGCAGAACCATCGCTGGCAGCAGCAGCTGGCGCGGCAGGCGGTCGAACGCGCGGGGCAGATCCGGCGCGAGGACGCCCTCGAACGGCGCATCGCCGGGCTCGAGCGGCAGGCGGCGGTGCGACCCGTCGCACCGCAGGCCGCCGCGGACGTCGCCCTGGATCCGCAGTTGCGCAGCCAGCTGACGGCACTGGTCCTGTTCGACGCCGAGCGCGTCGCGGAACTGGTCCAGGTGCAATTGCGTCTCGGCCTGGCGCCGGCCCGGGCGATCGGCGTGCTGTCGGTGGTCGATGCGCGTCTGGGCAAATTGCCAACCCCGGCGGCAGCGCGGGTGCGGCGGGCGTTGGCGGACGATCTGGCGCGCCTGCGGACGGCATCCACCGCCGACGTCGGGGCCGCCGCCGCGCGACTGGATTCGGTGCTTCGCTCCGTCGGCGCCTGGCGCACCCTGGCCGATACCGCGCACGGCGCGCTCGATCTGCCCGCGCCGCATCCGGCACCGGCTGCGACCGGCAAGTCCGCCGCTGGGCAAAACGGCGGCCGGGAAGGTCGGATCCGCGCCTGGCTCGAAGACGCATTCGGCGGCCTGTTGCGGATCCAGCCCGTTCCGACCCCCGACGCGGTCCGGCTCGACCCGGCGCAGCAGGAGATCCTGCGCGACCGGGTCCGCCTGGAACTCCTCGATCTGCAGCAGGCCGTCCTCCTGCGGGATGGCGTGCGGGCACGGATCCGCGAGCAGTCCCTCGAGTCCTTGCTGCAGCGGTATTTCGATCCGCGCGATCCCGCGATCGCCGCCGCGCTGACCCAGATCCGCACGGCTGCCGATGCGGCATCCTCCGCGGCGCCGCCCGCGCTCGACGAGACTCTGGCGGCGTTGCGCGCGGCGGTTCGCACCGGGGGGAACTGACGTGAAGACCCTGTCGTGGGGCGTGGCGCTGGCGGCGCTGGCGGCGGCGCTGGCGTGGCTGCTGCACGCGACCGAGGGCGCGGTCATCGCGCTTGCGCCGCCGTGGCGGGTCGACGCGTCGCTCGACCTCGTCCTGCTCCTCGCACTGTTCACGCTGTGGCTGGCGTATCTCGCCGGGCGTCTGGTGCAGCGCGCCAAGGATTTTCCCGAGCGGGTGCAGGCCTACCGCGAGCGCCGCAGCGACTGGGGGGCGCAGCGTGGCCTGGTGGTCGCGCTCAAGGCTCTGCTCGAAGGGCGGTTCGCACGCGCCGAGCGCGCGGCCGAACGGGTCCAGGGCTACCCGCAGATCGCCGGTCTCGCCGCGCTGCTCGGGGCGCGCGCGGCGCACCGCATGCAGGAATATGCCCGCCGGGACCAGTGGCTGGAGCGTGCCGCCGAAGATCCCGAGCTTGCCACGGCCCGCAGCGTGGTGAGCGCGGAGCTTTGGGCCGAACAGCGGGAAAATCTGCGCGTGCTGCAGACCATCGAGGCGATGCAGCAGACGGGGGCACGGCATATCCATGTCCTGCGCATGGCGGCGGTGGCGCATCTGCAACTGGGCCATTGGGACGACGCGCTGCGGATCGTGCGCGCGCTGGAGAAACACCGCGGCCTGCCGGCACCGGCCTGCGCGGCCTACAAGGCGATGGCGTATCGCGGCCTGCTGCAGGACGCCGACGGGGCGGATCTCTTCTCTCGTGCCTGGACTGCGGTGCCGCCGGCCGATCGGCGCGCGCCGGACCTTGCGCTGGTTGCGGCGCGCGCGTTCACCGGGTTCGGCATGGGAGCCGAGGCGGCGAGGGTGATCGAAGACGCGCTGGAGGCGGGCTGGAACGAGTCCCTGCTCGACGAGTATGGCCGCTGCGCCGCGGCCGACGGCCGCGCGTCGCTGGCCCGGGCGGAACGCTGGCTGGCGCAGCACGGCCCATCGGTCGCGTTGCTGCGGTGCCTGGGCCGGATCTGCCTGCGGGAGCAACTGTGGGGGAAAGCCCGGGCATACCTGGAGGACGCCCGGCGACTCGCACCGGCGCCGGAGACTTCGCTGGCGCTGGGCGAACTTGCCGACGCGGTGGCGGATCCGGAAGCGGCCGCGCAGGCCTACCGGGAAGCGGCCCTCGGCTTCGCCGACCGGCCACCGCCTCCGGCGGCCGGAGTCGAACGCCTGCCCCGGCGCGAAACCAGCCTGTAGCCCGATACAATCCTGCGCCACGCGTCCATCCAGGCGGTGGTGCCGCAGATCACGTAAGGAACCCAGCATGAGTCTCAGCAAGGTAGGCCCCGGCAACGCGCTGCCGGACGAATTCAACGTCGTCATCGAAATTCCCATGAATGCCGACCCGATCAAGTACGAGGTCGACAAGGAAACCGGGGCGCTGTTCGTCGATCGCTTCATCGGCGCGGCGATGCACTATCCCTGCAACTACGGCTACATTCCCCACACGCTGGGCGAGGACGGAGATCCGCTCGACGTGCTGGTGATCACGCCGTTTCCGCTGCACCAGGGCGTGGTCGTGCGCTGCCGGCCGCTGGGCGTGCTCAACATGGAGGACGAAAGCGGCGGCGATGCGAAGCTGCTCGCCGTGCCCACCGACAAGATCCTGCCCTGGTACAAGCACTGGCGCTCGCCGCAGGATCTCGCGCCGGAACGGCTTACCCAGATCCAGCACTTTTTCGAGCATTACAAGGATCTCGAAGCCGGCAAGTGGGTCAAGGTCCTGGGGTGGTCGGGGTCGGACGCGGCGCGTGCCGAGATCCTGACGTCGGTCGAGCGCTATCAGTCGGCGGCGGTGAAGCCGGCGTTCTGACGGCAACATGTCCTCGGTTCGCGTCGCGGTCGCGCAGATCGATTGCACAGTCGGCGATTTCGCCGCCAACCGGCGGCGGATCGTCGACGCGGCGGCGCAGGCCGCCCGCGCCGGTGCCGACGTGCTGCTTACACCGGAGCTGTCGATCTCCGGCTATCCGCCGGAAGATCTGCTGCTGCGCGCGTCGTTCTACGCCGCGGCCGACGCGGCGCTGGCCGCGTTGGCGCAGGACCTGGCGCAGTTCCCCGGCCTGCATGCCATCGTGGGTCATCCGATGGCGCAGGACGGCAAGCGCTTCAACGCCGCGTCGCTCCTCGTCGGGGGCACCGTCGCGGGCGTGTATCACAAGCATGACCTTCCCAATTACGATGTGTTCGACGAACGGCGCTATTTCACCCCGGGCGAGCGCCCGCTGGTGTTCGCGATCCGGGGCACCCGTTTCGGCTTGAACATCTGTGAAGACACCTGGTTCCCCGACGCGCCGCGGCGTGCCGCGGCGGCGGGAGCGCAGGTTCTGCTCGTTCCGAACGGGTCGCCCTTTCATCTCGGCAAGCAGGCCTTGCGCCAGGAGGTGATGCGGGAAACGGTGTGCGCGAACGGCCTGGCGGTGGTCTATGGCAACCTCGTCGGCGGCCAGGACGAACTCGTGTTCGACGGCGGATCGTTCTGCCTCGACGCGCAGGGGTGCCTTGTGGCGATGGCGCCGCAGTTCACGGAGCACATGCTGGTCGTCGATTTCGTCGACGGCGTGCCGCAGGCCGGCGAGATCGCGACGCCGGAGTCGCCGGAGTCGCAGGCATATCGGGCGTTGCAGCGGGGAATCGCCGACTACGTCGGAAAGAACGGCTTCCCGGGGGCGATCGTCGGCCTCAGCGGCGGTATCGATTCGGCGCTGACCTTGGCACTGGCCTGCGATGCGCTCGGTGCCGAGCGGGTGCGCGCGGTGATGATGCCGTCGCGGTTCACCGCCGACATTTCCTGGCTCGATGCGCGCGACATGGTCGCACGGCTGGGGGTGCGGTACGACGAAATCCCGATCGCACCGGCCTTCGATTCCCTGCTTTCCATGCTGGAGCCGGAGTTCGCCGGCCGGCCGTGGGACGCGACCGAGGAGAACATCCAGGCGCGGGTGCGGGGCACCGTGCTCATGGCGCTGTCGAACAAGAGCGGCGCGATCGTGCTCACCACCGGCAACAAGAGCGAGATGGCGGTGGGGTATTGCACGCTCTACGGCGACATGGCAGGAGGATTCGCCGTCATCAAGGACATCAGCAAGACGCTCGTCTATCGCCTGGCTCGTTACCGCAATGCGATTTCCGAAGTGATCCCGCAGCGGATCCTCGACCGGCCTCCGAGCGCGGAGTTGCGGGCGGGGCAGACCGATCAGGACACGCTGCCGCCGTATGAAATGCTCGACGCGGTGATCGCGCTCTACATGGAAGAGGGCGCGAGTGCCGAGGAGATCGTCGCGGCGGGGTATGCCGAAGCCGATGTGCGGCGCATCCTGCGCATGATCCGCCTGAGCGAATACAAGCGGCGCCAGGCGCCGGTGGGGATCCGGGTGACGCACCGCGCGTTCGGGCGCGACTGGCGATATCCGATCACCAACCGCTTTTGCGAGGATTGAGTTTCGGAGATCCCGCCTGCGCGGTAGTAAAATCCGTACCAGTTCTCCAGGAGACTTCCGTGAAACTCATCACCGCCATCATCAAGCCGTTCAAACTCGACGAAGTGCGGGAGGCGCTCGCCGACGTCGGAGTCACGGGTCTCACGGTCACGGATGTCAAGGGCTTCGGTCGCCAGAAGGGGCACACCGAGCTCTACCGCGGCGCGGAATATGTCGTCGACTTCCTCCCGAAGATCAAGGTCGACGCCGTCGTGTCCGACGCGATCGTGGATCGAGCGGTGGAGGCGATCACCCGCTCGGCGCGCACCGGCAAGATCGGCGACGGCAAGATTTTCGTCCAGTCGGTCGAGCAAGTGGTGCGGATCCGGACCGGCGAGAGCGGCGAAAGCGCCATCTAGTGTAGTGCTTCGCTCTGTTTGGAGCGTAAGCGTTTGGCACAGATTGGGGCATGTCGTCCGTGCGCGCTGGGCCCGTGCGAAGAATGTCGCGCACGAGATCCGGGTGCCCTGCACCGGTTCCGGCCCGGTGTCGCGGTCGGCCCCATGGGCCGACTGCGTTGTGCTGCTCGAAGTCGGGGCGCACGGCCGAACTCGCGCCGCGTCCCCGATGGGGACGCTTCGCTCAAACATGCGGCCGTGAGTCAGAAAAGGAGGCGCGCAAGCGCGCCGCCCCGCCTCCTGCGCTGCGCACCGCGCCCCCTGATGGGGCCGGAACCGGTGCAGGGCACCCGGATCTCGCGGCAAGCACCGCGGCATGGCAAGCAGGGGATCGCCCATTCCGGATCGTGGGACTCGCAATAGAGGGGGGTGTTTTTTTTCCCGGTCGAGGTCGTGACGGCGAGCGGTGGCTGCACCCCGCCGGGACCGGCATAAGACGCGGTGGCGAGCAGGGCAAGGCCGCGGACGCGGCGCGCGCCAGCGCGCCCACCCTTCTGACTCACGGCCGCATGTCCGAGCAGAGCGGCCGCAGGCCGCGCCGCGAGTTCGGCCGTGCGCCCGCGGACTGCGCAGCGCAGCGTAGTCGCCCCGCAGGGGCGACCACCGCGTAGCCGGCCCCGGCGGGGTGCAGCCACCGCTCGCAGGTTCGGCTCGGTACAGGGGGCGGTGCAAGCGACATCGCCGCAATCGCACGTCGACGGCGATCCTTCCTTTCGTGCCAGGATTTCCAAAGCTCCAAAGCACTACACGAGGAGTCTGCGCGGCAGAGGGATTTCGCGAAGGCAGGATGGGCTGCCGGTCCCCTTTCCCGCCTGCGGGAGAGGGCGGGGTGCGGGTGGCGGCTCATTGACCGCGCCGGCGGCAGGCGGGGACGCTTCCTGCCGGAGGGCCCGAAGGCTGGGTCACCCCCGCTTTCCCG
This genomic window from Burkholderiales bacterium GJ-E10 contains:
- a CDS encoding inorganic pyrophosphatase, with product MSLSKVGPGNALPDEFNVVIEIPMNADPIKYEVDKETGALFVDRFIGAAMHYPCNYGYIPHTLGEDGDPLDVLVITPFPLHQGVVVRCRPLGVLNMEDESGGDAKLLAVPTDKILPWYKHWRSPQDLAPERLTQIQHFFEHYKDLEAGKWVKVLGWSGSDAARAEILTSVERYQSAAVKPAF
- a CDS encoding NAD synthetase, translating into MSSVRVAVAQIDCTVGDFAANRRRIVDAAAQAARAGADVLLTPELSISGYPPEDLLLRASFYAAADAALAALAQDLAQFPGLHAIVGHPMAQDGKRFNAASLLVGGTVAGVYHKHDLPNYDVFDERRYFTPGERPLVFAIRGTRFGLNICEDTWFPDAPRRAAAAGAQVLLVPNGSPFHLGKQALRQEVMRETVCANGLAVVYGNLVGGQDELVFDGGSFCLDAQGCLVAMAPQFTEHMLVVDFVDGVPQAGEIATPESPESQAYRALQRGIADYVGKNGFPGAIVGLSGGIDSALTLALACDALGAERVRAVMMPSRFTADISWLDARDMVARLGVRYDEIPIAPAFDSLLSMLEPEFAGRPWDATEENIQARVRGTVLMALSNKSGAIVLTTGNKSEMAVGYCTLYGDMAGGFAVIKDISKTLVYRLARYRNAISEVIPQRILDRPPSAELRAGQTDQDTLPPYEMLDAVIALYMEEGASAEEIVAAGYAEADVRRILRMIRLSEYKRRQAPVGIRVTHRAFGRDWRYPITNRFCED
- a CDS encoding porphobilinogen deaminase yields the protein MTPRKLRIATRASPLALWQAHHVRQRLIDADPARAVELLELTTRGDQILDRSLSKVGGKGLFVKELEVALLEGRADLAVHSLKDVPMELAPEFELAAVLERADPRDCFVSPRYPDLESLPAGARVGTSSLRRELALRASHPQLEIVAVRGNVGTRLAKLDRGEFDALLMAAAGLQRLGLAERIAQILPVDSFLPAPGQGALAIEIRAGDVAVREQLAFLEHPATRAIVTAERAVSRGLGGSCQFPLAAYAEVADAGLRLRAWAGNAATGERLEADAAGPLEEAEAIGLRVVGDLKARGVERLLAGG
- a CDS encoding nitrogen regulatory protein P-II, whose translation is MKLITAIIKPFKLDEVREALADVGVTGLTVTDVKGFGRQKGHTELYRGAEYVVDFLPKIKVDAVVSDAIVDRAVEAITRSARTGKIGDGKIFVQSVEQVVRIRTGESGESAI
- a CDS encoding porphyrin biosynthesis protein; this encodes MKTLSWGVALAALAAALAWLLHATEGAVIALAPPWRVDASLDLVLLLALFTLWLAYLAGRLVQRAKDFPERVQAYRERRSDWGAQRGLVVALKALLEGRFARAERAAERVQGYPQIAGLAALLGARAAHRMQEYARRDQWLERAAEDPELATARSVVSAELWAEQRENLRVLQTIEAMQQTGARHIHVLRMAAVAHLQLGHWDDALRIVRALEKHRGLPAPACAAYKAMAYRGLLQDADGADLFSRAWTAVPPADRRAPDLALVAARAFTGFGMGAEAARVIEDALEAGWNESLLDEYGRCAAADGRASLARAERWLAQHGPSVALLRCLGRICLREQLWGKARAYLEDARRLAPAPETSLALGELADAVADPEAAAQAYREAALGFADRPPPPAAGVERLPRRETSL